GTCCCCAACCACTTCCTTGACATTGGTGTCAAAGCGATGGTCGATAGTTGACAGGGTTGCGCGTTCCGATTCCATTTCGGCCATAGTCGGGGCATTGGTGTCGGTGAGAAGGCATGGAAACGAAAACGAGGGGGTGGGAATGTTGAGGTGTTAGAGCGGGAATCGCTAAAATTACTCTTCATAGAGGCTAGTGTCGAGTTTATTTGAGGGTGTAGGCGTTCGTTTTAGGGGCAACTCTTATAACTTTTGCTCCTCTAAGAGAAAGTACAATAAGTCATACTCAGTTGGCTATAataattaaaatagtatattattgtTTAGAGCAGGTACAATAAGGTACAATCAGGCGGCTATAAGATTTAATATAATATAGTTTTACTGAGTTGgatgagagagaagagaagcAGGCCACAGGATAATAGCCAGGTGCAGCGCGTGCTCCCACGCACTTTGTGAGATTGCAAAGTGGGCCATATGCATCTAAAGTAGTTCATACTCGTATCTACCTATTGTATGGGCTAACTACAAGTAGACTATAGATGACATGTCAAAAAcatatactacctccgttccaaggaataaggcgcacgcgtatttcaagatgaactttgaccataaaaattgagcaacaaaatcttggttatattatatgtaattagtatcgttggatttgtattgaaaaacactttctaatgatgttaatttcatacaaacaatctttatatatttaaattaatacttagtcaaacgaaaagcacgtaaaacgagaGCGCATTATTtcttgaatcggaggtagtacTCAACTGCTGACTCTCCTATTATTCTTGCTCATAAttggaggagaaagaggagggGAAAGAAGGAAAGTGGGCTCTTATGTAAaagctagctctagcacgtgctcctaggcacttttgTGCGGGAGAAAGGTAGGTCATACATTAATAAATtactacatttttatagctcactattgtatatgttaGTTCTAAGTTAGCTATAAATGACATATCATTTGGTttatagccagcagctggctacactattggaattgctctaactGGTTAGAAGATTAGCTAGGTGCGGTCAGCTAAAGACTATAAGACtatccacaatgggagtatcataggtagtatcatgcatcccATGCATGTAAAAAGCTGATGTGGCAGTGTGATTAAAGATGAGAGagatgatagtagtatcataggtaaataccgtatcatagcacgtagtactagaaaatttaatgtcaaacaaatcttgtacatatatttgcattgagattttacaaatcaattaatataagaaGATTATGATACTAGCATATAATACCATGGATTGTGGACATAATAACATATAGTACTATCATAcacatgatacttctatatgatactatgcattgtgactactCTAAGAAATTAAAGCTTTTTAAGGGATTGGCCAGGCAGAGTTAATTCTCAAAAAAATAATGGATCGGCCAGAGATTCCCTTACTTACATGAACCTGTtcttatttttcttggaaaatgcTAATCGAACGTGTCGCAATGAAGGGCGGGTGAGGTACCATGCGCAGAGAAACAGAGCAGCAGTGCCAAGCAGAGTGTTTGTGCAAGAAGGAAATCAATTGCATTAGTGCTTACGTCGCAAAATAGTTTACATGGAACCAATTCATGCCAAAATGAAATTTGTAAAGGCTGATGCACAGTGCGCACCACTGAATCATCACACGGTTCTCCTACATTGCTGCTGCTACAGGTGCTGCTGTCAACGAAAATGTCGAGAACGCCGGCGGTCTCTGCTGTTGGTTCTTCGCTTGTCAATGCGTCGTCCATGCCAGTCGTCTCCTCGGCCGGCACGGCAACTGACCCTTCGGTTGTTGCTGCACAGAGCACGTCGATCCATCCGTCGTCGGCGTCCCAGTCCGGGAGCGCCGAGGAGTGGCAGGCCAATGCCTTGATCCTCTCCGCCGAGCTTTGCGACGCTGGCAGCTCGTCCTCGGTGTCGGACTCCGACTCCCAGAACGCGGCGTCGAGCGTGCTCTTTGGCGACACCCACTTGGTCTTCACATCTTCAAATTTCCTGTCGAGCACAACAGCGGATGCCAAGAACGGGTGCTCCAGCAGCTGCGCCGCCGTGCACCGGTCACCGGCCTGCCTGACCAGGCACCCGGCCAAGAAATCCTTGGCTTCAGCAGACAGCCATTGGGGCACCTCGGGCATGGCATTCGTGTACCCAATCCGGTGCAGCGCCGCGATCGCGTCGCCATCCACGCCGCTCCAGGGCGCGCGGCCGGTGGCCATCTCGAGGACCGTGCAGCCGAGCGCCCAGACGTCGGCCGCCGGGCCTTGCTCCTCCCCGCGCGCCACCTCCGGCGCCATGAACGCTGGCGTGCCGCCGATGATCGGGCCACATCCAGCCTTCCTCGCGCACCCGAAGTCCGCGAGCTTGGCACGGCCGTCGGCGCCGATCACGACGTTCCTAGCCTTGACGTCGCCGTGCACAATAGACTCCCCGTGGAGGTACGCGAGGCCGGTTGCCACGTCTGCCGCGTACCGGCGGATCGCGCACTCATCGAGGCCGCCGCAGCTCTTTGTCACCTCGTCGGCGAGCGAGCCACCGGGAGCTAACTCGAGGAAGAGCTGGTACGAACCGTCGCGGCCGGCGCGGCCGCCGATGCAGGAGACGACGCGCGGGGAGCGGAGGCCGGCCATGACCGCCTGCTCCCTCCTCAGCGCCGCGGCGCCGGACATGCACACAGACTTGACCGCGAAGAGCTCGCCGGACGAGTCGTCCGCCGCCAGGAAGACCTCGGCGCCTGACGCGCCTCGGCCGAGCGTGCGCACCCGCGTCCATTGCTTGCTCAGAGCCATCGCCATCTTGTCTCTCGCGTCCCTCTTAGCTCCTGTGCTTTGTGAATTGCGGATCGTAGTTTCTGTTGGTCCTCTATTCTCGAGATTGTGCAGATGAGTTCGTGAGCGTATATatagggttggagaagaagagaagaaaaggtttgAGAGATTGCAAGTTTAGAACATGGAACGTGAGGATTAGAAGGTACGGAAGGGAAAAGGCGTGGGAAGCAAGTTCCTTTCGGGTCCCGGCGGGGGTGGTTGGTGTTCTGGATGGATGGCGAGCGTCAGCGTGGACGTCCGTGAACGACGGTACAAGTCAGCGGGTGTGCACCTGAAAAATTAGTTTGTGGGTTCTGGCTGGTACTTCGACAGTGTGGCCGGCATTGCAAAGTCCACCAATGGTCTAGTACCACCTGACTGTTTCGTGCACCAAACATCTACTAGAAACCTTTTTTTTTTGTTCCCGTTTATACGTCTAGAAACATATGTTGACTGCGACTATGAGGGACCAAACTCGCAACCATGAAACAAAAAATATATGGAAGACAACAGCCCGCAAAATCTTTTTTTGGACGAAATGCACGTGGAGAGCCCAACTTTTAATTGATAAAGCTAACGTTTTACACAGAGTCAACCTGAtcagaaaaaaaaaaacagaaagaaTGACACGAATGATATAAGTAAGATATATAACAACTTGAATACTAGATCTATATATCCCCGAGCTCGCTAAGAAGAGGAGGTATTAGGGCTAGGTCGCTGGCGTAATGTGCCCGACAGTCAGTATTCTACGTGGCTTCGGAGACGGTTTGGGGACGTTGGAGAGGCTATTGGGCCACTCAGGCTAGAAAACCTTGGGGCGAGCGACTTAGCTAGAAAACCAGTTTGGGGCGAGCGACTTAGCGTGAATTTCTATCAGGTGCGCCCAATAGCCCTTTGGGATGCCCTTTGTGACAAGGTGTTAACTTGTCAATGTCTATATATTGTAGATTTAGAGTTTCATAGATAGTAGAGGGCAATTAGATCTCGAagattcagccgaaaaggtgctcgactaagaAACTACGGtttatgttgacaatagattcgattCTTTCTCCTCCCCTCGGCTCCCATTTATATACGAGGAAGAGACGAGGGATTTCGTGCCATACAAGT
This Lolium perenne isolate Kyuss_39 chromosome 1, Kyuss_2.0, whole genome shotgun sequence DNA region includes the following protein-coding sequences:
- the LOC127326397 gene encoding mitogen-activated protein kinase kinase kinase 18-like; the protein is MAMALSKQWTRVRTLGRGASGAEVFLAADDSSGELFAVKSVCMSGAAALRREQAVMAGLRSPRVVSCIGGRAGRDGSYQLFLELAPGGSLADEVTKSCGGLDECAIRRYAADVATGLAYLHGESIVHGDVKARNVVIGADGRAKLADFGCARKAGCGPIIGGTPAFMAPEVARGEEQGPAADVWALGCTVLEMATGRAPWSGVDGDAIAALHRIGYTNAMPEVPQWLSAEAKDFLAGCLVRQAGDRCTAAQLLEHPFLASAVVLDRKFEDVKTKWVSPKSTLDAAFWESESDTEDELPASQSSAERIKALACHSSALPDWDADDGWIDVLCAATTEGSVAVPAEETTGMDDALTSEEPTAETAGVLDIFVDSSTCSSSNVGEPCDDSVVRTVHQPLQISFWHELVPCKLFCDVSTNAIDFLLAQTLCLALLLCFSAHGTSPALHCDTFD